The proteins below come from a single Polynucleobacter necessarius genomic window:
- a CDS encoding (2Fe-2S)-binding protein, which translates to MQLNINGQTHNIDVEPNMPLLWAIREVVGLTGTKYGCGVAQCGACTVYLNGEPVRSCSIPVSAVGAAKITTIESLSKDNSHPVQKAWIALDVPQCGYCQSG; encoded by the coding sequence ATGCAGCTAAATATCAATGGGCAAACCCACAATATTGATGTTGAACCCAATATGCCCTTGTTGTGGGCGATTCGAGAGGTAGTCGGTTTAACTGGAACGAAATACGGATGCGGTGTTGCCCAATGTGGCGCCTGTACCGTTTATCTGAATGGCGAACCAGTACGTTCTTGCTCTATTCCGGTTTCTGCAGTGGGCGCGGCCAAAATTACAACCATTGAATCTCTGTCAAAAGACAATAGCCATCCTGTTCAAAAAGCATGGATTGCTTTAGACGTGCCTCAGTGTGGATATTGCCAATCCGGTTAG
- a CDS encoding sulfite exporter TauE/SafE family protein — MDFSILISPSLGILVGILMGLTGAGGGILSVPLLVFALHLPVAEAAPISLSAIALAAGVGALLGFKNNILRYKAAGLMAIFGLLFSPIGLWLAGKIPNGPLLIIFSTILFYVSIRLYRQAHKAIHGIADFDNKPPPPCLLDKSVGKLAWNVPCARALMFSGGLAGLLSGLLGVGGGFAIVPALKRYTDLPTKSVVATSLGVLAIVASGGTLFSVISGKFDLAIATPFATGALAGLLVGRSIGKKLSGPRLQQLFAITAFAVAISLLFKGFHS; from the coding sequence ATGGACTTCTCGATATTGATTAGCCCCTCCCTTGGCATCTTAGTCGGTATTTTGATGGGCTTAACTGGTGCTGGCGGTGGCATTTTATCCGTGCCCCTACTGGTTTTTGCATTACACCTTCCCGTCGCAGAGGCAGCTCCAATCTCTTTGTCTGCAATCGCGCTCGCCGCCGGGGTTGGCGCACTACTGGGATTTAAAAATAATATTCTGCGTTACAAAGCAGCAGGCTTAATGGCAATATTTGGCTTGCTGTTCTCGCCGATTGGTCTCTGGCTGGCTGGAAAAATTCCAAACGGTCCACTCTTAATCATCTTTAGCACGATTTTGTTTTACGTTTCTATTCGACTCTATCGGCAGGCTCATAAAGCAATCCATGGCATTGCAGATTTTGATAACAAACCGCCTCCACCCTGCTTGCTGGATAAGTCTGTTGGCAAACTGGCCTGGAACGTTCCCTGCGCTAGAGCGTTAATGTTTTCTGGTGGTCTTGCGGGACTGCTCTCAGGGCTTCTAGGCGTAGGTGGTGGATTTGCCATTGTTCCTGCACTCAAGCGCTACACCGACCTCCCTACTAAATCGGTTGTGGCCACCTCACTTGGGGTCCTAGCGATTGTGGCCAGTGGTGGCACATTGTTTTCAGTAATTTCAGGAAAATTTGATTTGGCAATAGCCACTCCATTTGCTACTGGAGCACTAGCAGGATTATTGGTGGGCAGATCGATTGGCAAGAAATTAAGTGGCCCCAGATTGCAGCAACTCTTTGCCATCACCGCATTCGCTGTTGCTATCAGCCTACTATTTAAAGGCTTTCATTCTTAA
- a CDS encoding DUF2889 domain-containing protein, translating to MLSKPQPCSLLHTREITFQGFAREDGLWDIEGHLRDYKTTPFVTGTTTYQPGEAFHDKWVRLTLNSELIIQGIEVAMDGHPHPECPHVIPPMNALIGEQLGKGWRKTIQTHLGGIAGCTHLRELLNNLATAAFQAIPGALMDIDGNQPPLYLGTCKTWDFNGPTVMRIYPKFYKWKKNP from the coding sequence ATGCTCTCCAAACCACAGCCCTGCTCACTGCTGCACACTCGCGAAATTACCTTTCAGGGTTTTGCCAGGGAAGATGGTCTTTGGGATATTGAAGGGCATCTTCGTGATTACAAGACAACGCCCTTTGTCACAGGAACCACAACCTACCAACCGGGTGAAGCTTTCCATGACAAGTGGGTGCGCCTGACTCTCAATAGTGAGTTAATTATTCAAGGCATAGAAGTTGCGATGGATGGACATCCTCATCCTGAATGCCCCCATGTTATTCCGCCCATGAATGCACTCATTGGAGAACAATTGGGCAAGGGGTGGCGCAAAACCATTCAAACGCACTTAGGCGGAATTGCAGGCTGCACGCATTTAAGAGAGCTCTTAAATAATCTAGCGACAGCAGCTTTTCAAGCGATACCCGGGGCCCTAATGGATATCGATGGAAATCAGCCTCCCCTGTATTTAGGCACATGCAAAACTTGGGACTTTAATGGTCCAACCGTGATGCGCATCTATCCCAAATTCTACAAATGGAAGAAAAATCCATAA
- a CDS encoding MBL fold metallo-hydrolase, giving the protein MSYFSLPLGIEVFEWGWLSANNIFHFGEEDVSLVDSGYCSHQSMTLDFVRNALLRHQLKNLDKVVNTHLHSDHCGGNAQPANSYHCKIWIPSAEAPAVESWDENRLSYQNLGQECPRFQCDEVLEPGQSIQLGRYQWTILSAPGQDPHPVMLYQEEHGILISADALWEEGFGVVFPEMWGEPGFEEVAQTLDLIENLKISVVIPGHGKIFTDVTKSIATALSRLDYLASNSDRNARHGAKVLLKYKLIEWQIKELSEVKE; this is encoded by the coding sequence TTGAGTTATTTTTCATTACCACTAGGGATCGAGGTATTCGAGTGGGGATGGCTTTCTGCCAACAATATCTTTCACTTTGGCGAAGAGGATGTATCGCTGGTAGATAGTGGATATTGTTCACATCAGAGCATGACATTGGATTTTGTTCGAAATGCACTCCTACGCCATCAGCTAAAAAACTTAGATAAGGTTGTTAATACCCACCTGCACTCTGATCATTGTGGTGGTAATGCGCAACCAGCCAATAGCTATCACTGCAAAATTTGGATACCCAGTGCAGAAGCTCCAGCAGTAGAGAGTTGGGATGAAAACCGATTGAGTTATCAAAATCTTGGTCAAGAGTGCCCACGCTTTCAATGCGATGAGGTTCTGGAGCCGGGTCAGAGTATCCAATTGGGGCGCTATCAATGGACAATATTGTCGGCGCCAGGACAGGATCCACATCCTGTCATGCTCTATCAAGAGGAGCATGGGATTCTGATTTCTGCGGATGCCCTTTGGGAGGAGGGGTTTGGTGTCGTCTTTCCTGAGATGTGGGGCGAACCAGGGTTTGAAGAGGTGGCGCAAACCCTGGATCTTATTGAAAATCTAAAAATCTCGGTAGTGATTCCGGGTCACGGCAAAATCTTCACCGATGTTACAAAATCCATCGCTACAGCGCTCTCTCGATTAGACTACTTGGCATCCAATTCTGATCGAAATGCTCGCCATGGAGCTAAGGTGCTTTTGAAGTACAAGCTAATTGAGTGGCAAATAAAAGAATTGAGTGAGGTTAAAGAGTAG
- a CDS encoding DUF934 domain-containing protein, translating into MKHADLIEEGKKVWSLVAAHFLIFRDGRSFSTAALLRDRFAWTGEIRAIGDVLIDQLLQGARVDFDSFALRPDQKTDVALKQFDLFSVTTQNSWRGKRTSLQPN; encoded by the coding sequence TTGAAACATGCAGATCTCATTGAAGAAGGCAAAAAAGTTTGGTCTTTAGTGGCGGCGCACTTTCTAATCTTTCGAGATGGTAGAAGTTTTAGTACCGCAGCCCTATTGCGTGATCGCTTTGCCTGGACCGGTGAAATCCGTGCTATCGGCGACGTGCTGATTGATCAACTGTTGCAAGGAGCTCGTGTTGATTTTGATAGTTTTGCATTGCGCCCCGATCAAAAGACGGATGTCGCATTAAAGCAATTTGATTTGTTTTCAGTGACCACCCAAAATAGTTGGCGCGGCAAGAGAACATCGCTGCAACCAAATTGA
- a CDS encoding 4a-hydroxytetrahydrobiopterin dehydratase encodes MSRFILDANFDFRGAILQWRLAPSGIQISREFVFQDFKQAFAFMTLCAQYAEEIDHHPDWQNSWNRVTVSLTTHSAKALTELDIQLAKAMDRFALQLQP; translated from the coding sequence ATGAGCCGATTCATATTAGATGCTAATTTTGACTTTAGGGGTGCCATTCTCCAATGGCGTCTTGCGCCGTCAGGTATTCAAATTAGCCGTGAATTTGTCTTCCAGGATTTTAAGCAAGCCTTTGCGTTCATGACGCTCTGCGCGCAATATGCAGAAGAGATTGACCACCACCCAGATTGGCAAAATTCTTGGAACAGGGTAACTGTCAGCCTAACTACGCATTCAGCAAAGGCGCTCACTGAACTCGATATTCAGTTAGCAAAGGCAATGGATCGTTTTGCGCTCCAGCTGCAACCTTGA
- a CDS encoding sirohydrochlorin chelatase yields the protein MEQVFEWLESLWKDQHPDVLAELAFLEMMQPSLEEAIAALGGKGVTQITIVPVFFGQGGHLRNDFPLLLKECQQKFPKVALSTTPAVGEDLAVLQAIIDCGARVL from the coding sequence ATGGAGCAAGTTTTTGAATGGTTGGAAAGCCTTTGGAAAGATCAGCATCCAGATGTTTTGGCAGAGTTAGCGTTTTTAGAAATGATGCAACCCTCTCTGGAAGAGGCGATCGCTGCTTTGGGGGGAAAGGGCGTAACACAAATTACTATCGTTCCCGTCTTTTTTGGTCAGGGCGGTCATTTACGGAATGACTTTCCGTTACTGCTCAAAGAGTGTCAGCAGAAATTTCCGAAAGTTGCTTTAAGCACGACGCCGGCCGTTGGCGAGGATCTCGCAGTCTTGCAGGCGATTATCGATTGCGGGGCTCGCGTTCTTTGA
- a CDS encoding FAD:protein FMN transferase gives MTIGNHDLGGIEDIHFLTSELITASRPVCLDLGGIAKGFAVDMAVKILISEGVSAGIVNAGGDLRVFGDYSKPIYIRNPKNPIELLELGVLQDSAMATSSLYFAHRDQQSSYISSTRSLKMQLRCTFNRMLRIPS, from the coding sequence TTGACTATTGGCAATCATGATTTAGGCGGTATTGAGGATATTCACTTCCTCACGTCGGAATTAATCACTGCATCTCGACCCGTTTGCTTGGATCTCGGCGGAATTGCCAAAGGATTTGCTGTAGATATGGCGGTCAAGATTTTGATCTCGGAGGGAGTTTCCGCAGGTATCGTCAATGCAGGTGGCGATTTAAGAGTTTTCGGAGACTACAGCAAGCCTATTTATATTCGTAACCCTAAAAATCCCATTGAGCTTTTAGAGCTAGGTGTGCTGCAAGATAGCGCCATGGCAACAAGCAGCCTCTATTTCGCCCATCGCGATCAGCAATCAAGCTATATCTCATCAACCCGATCGCTCAAGATGCAACTGAGGTGCACATTCAATCGAATGCTTCGTATTCCATCCTAG
- a CDS encoding DUF6662 family protein has protein sequence MQLAGYINSYYTSANQNYTNPEACGDTPTCTGGYGVPSSHDPSTAYRRGGIEGGSLEVIYRITNPVTSPVGVGLYLEPTWGRNKDELEARLLLQSNFIDDHLVLAGNIVVANERLKFIENNNVPESMLDFLVGASYRFAPKWSAGVEARFHNDYSELNLRNQVQRATFIGPNFHYAEKDWWLTGAWRYQLAGGTCMGGGEAECSNARVWDSHSVNEFILKVGFPLN, from the coding sequence TTGCAACTGGCTGGCTATATCAACTCTTATTACACCAGCGCTAACCAGAACTACACCAACCCAGAGGCCTGTGGTGATACACCAACCTGTACGGGTGGATATGGCGTGCCATCATCACATGATCCATCAACTGCATATCGACGCGGCGGGATCGAGGGCGGATCACTGGAAGTGATTTACCGCATCACGAATCCCGTAACTTCACCAGTTGGTGTCGGCTTATACCTCGAACCAACTTGGGGTAGAAATAAAGATGAGCTTGAGGCACGCTTACTCCTTCAATCGAACTTTATTGATGATCACTTGGTGCTGGCAGGCAACATTGTGGTTGCGAATGAACGTCTCAAATTTATTGAGAACAATAATGTCCCAGAATCCATGCTCGACTTTTTGGTAGGCGCTAGCTATCGATTTGCACCCAAGTGGTCCGCAGGCGTTGAGGCCCGTTTTCATAACGACTATTCCGAACTGAATTTACGCAACCAAGTCCAACGCGCAACCTTTATTGGACCCAACTTTCACTATGCAGAAAAAGACTGGTGGCTAACAGGCGCATGGCGCTATCAACTGGCTGGCGGCACCTGTATGGGCGGCGGCGAAGCCGAATGCTCCAACGCCCGTGTGTGGGACAGCCATTCAGTCAATGAATTCATCCTCAAAGTAGGCTTTCCACTGAACTAA
- a CDS encoding FMN-binding protein yields MHYWKSSPHLIAGLAILTTPIFSQVKIYVSTEQAQQILFPNKVLTKSSIIITNDLQEKMRSASSIRHPFQGDRIWKTADGGWFVVDEVVGKHQIITYAVALSPKGGILGIEILEYVESYGYEVAEAQWRKQFIGKTISDPIKLNQDIQNIGGATLSCKHLTDGVKRITVLYDLALKFPAKTK; encoded by the coding sequence ATGCATTATTGGAAATCCAGTCCGCACCTTATTGCTGGGCTAGCCATATTAACGACACCAATTTTTTCGCAAGTCAAAATTTATGTCTCCACTGAACAAGCTCAGCAAATTCTTTTCCCAAATAAAGTTCTCACAAAGTCGTCCATCATCATTACAAATGATTTACAGGAAAAGATGCGCTCAGCATCGAGCATTCGACACCCATTTCAGGGTGATCGCATTTGGAAAACTGCTGATGGCGGTTGGTTTGTTGTGGATGAAGTCGTTGGCAAACACCAAATAATTACCTATGCCGTTGCCCTGAGTCCCAAAGGAGGCATTCTCGGGATTGAGATCCTGGAATACGTGGAGTCCTATGGCTACGAAGTTGCTGAAGCGCAATGGCGAAAACAATTTATCGGAAAAACGATCTCCGACCCCATCAAACTCAATCAGGATATCCAAAATATTGGGGGCGCCACGCTTTCGTGCAAACACCTTACCGATGGCGTGAAACGCATTACTGTGCTCTATGACTTAGCACTTAAATTTCCCGCTAAAACGAAATGA
- a CDS encoding lipocalin family protein — protein MAQQIGAKDSPKLEVRFAPSWLAFLPMVWGDYWVIDLDPQYQVAAVSDPKREYLWVLSRTPQLDKKYDELLVRLQAQQFDIRQLELTTQTAQ, from the coding sequence GTGGCGCAGCAGATCGGCGCAAAGGACTCTCCAAAACTAGAGGTTCGATTCGCACCTTCTTGGCTCGCTTTTTTGCCCATGGTTTGGGGCGATTATTGGGTCATCGATTTAGATCCCCAGTATCAAGTAGCTGCAGTGAGTGATCCGAAGCGCGAATACCTTTGGGTGTTGTCTAGGACACCACAGTTGGACAAAAAATACGATGAGCTCTTGGTCCGGCTGCAGGCTCAGCAATTTGATATTCGTCAGCTCGAGCTCACCACGCAAACGGCACAGTAA
- a CDS encoding FAD:protein FMN transferase produces MTRCKPLLGTFVEIAIDSTQDQAPIEHAFSAIQQIQELMGFHHPESELSRINQHAHTQAVDIHPWTGQVLRIAKQVHRHSRGVFNCGIGHCLVAAGLLPRHIDYWQS; encoded by the coding sequence ATGACACGCTGCAAGCCTCTTCTGGGAACATTCGTAGAAATTGCGATTGACTCCACTCAAGATCAAGCCCCAATAGAGCATGCTTTCTCAGCGATCCAACAGATTCAGGAATTAATGGGATTTCATCATCCAGAAAGCGAGCTGAGTCGAATCAACCAACACGCTCACACTCAGGCGGTAGATATTCATCCGTGGACTGGGCAAGTGCTACGAATTGCCAAGCAGGTTCATCGACACTCCCGCGGCGTATTCAATTGCGGGATTGGTCATTGCTTGGTAGCTGCTGGCCTTTTGCCGAGACACATTGACTATTGGCAATCATGA
- a CDS encoding molybdate ABC transporter substrate-binding protein: protein MGRHFQQVIKKLGIEDQVLKKSILASDGVETMKLVLAKKVEIGIAQMSEVIQADRSALVGPFPPEYELATRYSLYCKNRDQDKLASFIGLLQSPFGNQVFRSSGLRPVQ from the coding sequence GTGGGCCGTCATTTTCAGCAGGTGATTAAAAAACTCGGCATTGAAGATCAGGTATTAAAAAAATCCATACTGGCAAGCGATGGCGTCGAGACCATGAAACTGGTTTTGGCAAAAAAAGTCGAGATAGGAATCGCGCAAATGAGTGAGGTTATTCAGGCAGATCGAAGTGCACTTGTTGGGCCATTTCCCCCCGAATATGAATTGGCAACCCGATATTCGTTATATTGCAAGAATCGGGATCAAGACAAGCTGGCATCGTTTATTGGTTTACTGCAATCCCCGTTCGGCAATCAAGTATTCAGGAGTTCTGGCTTACGTCCGGTGCAGTAA